Proteins co-encoded in one Streptococcus pyogenes genomic window:
- a CDS encoding PTS mannose/fructose/sorbose transporter subunit IIC has translation MSDISIISAILVVIIAFFAGLEGILDQFQMHQPLVACTLIGLVTGHLEAGVILGGTLQMLALGWANIGAAVAPDAALASVAAAIIMVKSGDFTQKGITFAYSTAIPLAVAGLFLTMIVRTLSTALVHAGDKAAAEGNFAGIERFHFIALLLQGLRIAVPAALLVAVPTSAVQSVLNAMPNWLNEGMQIGGAMVVAVGYAMVINMMATREVWPFFALGFALAAISQLTLIAMGVIGVAIAFIYLNLSKKGGNGGNAAGSADPIGDILEDY, from the coding sequence ATGTCAGATATTTCGATTATTTCTGCAATTTTGGTCGTTATCATTGCCTTCTTCGCTGGTCTTGAAGGTATCCTCGACCAATTTCAAATGCACCAACCACTTGTTGCCTGTACTTTGATTGGACTTGTAACTGGACACCTTGAAGCTGGTGTCATCCTTGGTGGTACACTTCAAATGCTTGCTCTTGGTTGGGCAAACATCGGTGCTGCCGTTGCCCCTGATGCTGCCCTTGCCTCTGTTGCAGCTGCTATCATCATGGTCAAAAGTGGCGACTTTACTCAAAAAGGAATTACCTTTGCTTACTCAACAGCTATCCCACTTGCTGTTGCTGGTCTTTTCCTTACAATGATCGTTCGTACTTTGTCAACTGCCCTTGTACACGCTGGTGACAAAGCTGCCGCTGAAGGTAATTTCGCAGGTATTGAACGCTTCCACTTTATTGCCCTTCTTCTTCAAGGATTGCGTATCGCTGTCCCTGCAGCTCTTCTTGTTGCTGTTCCTACTTCAGCCGTACAATCTGTTTTGAATGCTATGCCAAACTGGTTGAACGAAGGTATGCAAATCGGTGGTGCGATGGTTGTTGCTGTAGGTTATGCTATGGTTATCAACATGATGGCTACTCGTGAAGTATGGCCATTCTTCGCCCTAGGTTTTGCTCTTGCAGCTATCAGCCAATTAACCCTTATCGCTATGGGTGTTATCGGTGTAGCAATTGCCTTCATCTACCTTAATCTTTCTAAAAAAGGTGGTAACGGTGGTAATGCAGCAGGTTCAGCTGATCCAATCGGCGACATCTTAGAAGACTACTAG
- a CDS encoding Cof-type HAD-IIB family hydrolase, producing MTKKLIAIDLDGTLLHHDNTISTYTQKTIKAVQDKGHHVIISTGRPYRMALGYYLQLNLKTPIITFNGALTHMPEQKWAYEHNVTLDKGYLLRLLKYQDDFQMDFIASEYRKNVYITMTNPESIDPQLFGVDEITQDMALEITKITRNPNALLMQTHHEDKYALAKNMRACFKDEIEIDSWGGPLNILEISSKNVNKAYALNYLLGIYNMDKKDLIAFGDEHNDTEMLAFAGTGYAMKNASPVLLPYADQQLNFSNEEDGVAKKLEELFL from the coding sequence ATGACTAAAAAATTGATTGCCATTGATTTGGATGGAACCTTATTACATCATGACAACACCATCTCTACCTATACTCAAAAAACCATCAAAGCTGTCCAAGACAAGGGCCACCACGTCATTATTTCAACAGGCCGTCCTTACCGCATGGCACTGGGCTACTATCTGCAGCTCAATTTAAAGACCCCAATCATCACTTTTAATGGGGCCTTGACCCACATGCCTGAACAAAAATGGGCCTATGAACATAATGTCACTTTGGACAAAGGCTACCTACTAAGGTTACTAAAATATCAGGATGATTTCCAGATGGATTTTATTGCCAGTGAGTATCGAAAAAATGTCTACATCACCATGACCAATCCAGAAAGTATCGACCCGCAACTCTTTGGTGTTGATGAAATTACTCAGGACATGGCATTAGAGATTACCAAAATCACTCGAAATCCAAACGCCTTATTGATGCAAACGCATCACGAAGACAAGTATGCCTTAGCTAAAAACATGCGTGCTTGCTTCAAAGATGAAATTGAAATTGATTCTTGGGGAGGCCCTCTCAACATTCTTGAAATTTCGTCTAAGAATGTCAATAAAGCTTACGCTCTGAACTATCTCCTTGGAATTTACAATATGGATAAAAAGGATTTAATCGCCTTTGGTGATGAACACAATGACACTGAGATGCTAGCTTTTGCTGGAACTGGTTATGCTATGAAAAATGCTAGCCCTGTGCTACTGCCTTATGCTGATCAGCAGCTTAATTTTTCCAACGAAGAAGACGGTGTTGCCAAAAAATTGGAAGAACTTTTCTTGTAG
- a CDS encoding PTS system mannose/fructose/sorbose family transporter subunit IID, translated as MTEQIKLTKSDRQRVWWRSQFLQGSWNYERMQNMGWAYALIPALKKLYTSPEDRAAALERHMEFFNTHPYVAAPIIGVTLALEEERANGTPIDDKAIQGVKIGMMGPLAGIGDPVFWFTIRPILGALGASLASTGNIVGPLLFFFGWNLIRMAFLWYTQEFGYKAGSEITKDMSGGILQDITKGASILGMFILAVLVQRWVSINFTIDLPGKQLSDGAYVVFPDGAVKGAELKTILANAIGGMSLDKVQAQTLQGQLDSLIPGLAGLLLTFLCMWLLKKKVSPIAIIIGLFAFGILAHLAGIM; from the coding sequence ATGACTGAACAAATTAAATTAACTAAATCAGACCGTCAACGTGTTTGGTGGCGTTCACAATTCTTACAAGGTTCTTGGAACTACGAACGTATGCAAAACATGGGCTGGGCTTATGCACTTATCCCTGCTCTTAAAAAATTGTATACGTCTCCTGAAGACCGTGCAGCTGCTCTTGAGCGCCACATGGAATTCTTTAACACTCACCCATACGTTGCAGCTCCAATCATTGGTGTAACACTTGCCCTTGAAGAAGAACGCGCAAATGGTACGCCAATTGATGACAAGGCTATCCAAGGGGTTAAAATCGGTATGATGGGACCTCTTGCTGGTATCGGTGACCCAGTATTCTGGTTTACGATTCGTCCTATCCTTGGGGCACTTGGTGCTTCTTTGGCTTCAACAGGTAACATCGTTGGTCCACTTCTGTTCTTCTTTGGATGGAACCTTATCCGTATGGCCTTCTTATGGTATACTCAAGAATTTGGTTACAAAGCTGGTTCTGAAATTACTAAAGACATGTCAGGCGGTATCCTCCAAGACATTACTAAAGGTGCTTCAATCCTTGGAATGTTTATCCTTGCAGTGCTTGTTCAACGTTGGGTATCTATCAACTTTACTATCGACCTTCCTGGAAAACAATTGTCAGATGGTGCCTATGTGGTCTTCCCAGATGGCGCTGTTAAAGGTGCTGAATTGAAAACTATCCTTGCCAACGCTATTGGTGGTATGAGCCTTGATAAAGTCCAAGCTCAAACCCTTCAAGGACAATTGGACTCTCTTATCCCAGGTTTAGCTGGATTACTCCTTACATTCCTTTGCATGTGGTTATTGAAGAAAAAAGTTTCTCCAATCGCAATCATCATCGGCTTGTTTGCATTTGGTATCCTTGCTCACCTTGCAGGTATTATGTAA
- a CDS encoding PTS sugar transporter subunit IIB, with translation MGIGIIIASHGKFAEGIHQSGSMIFGEQEKVQVVTFMPNEGPDDLYGHFNNAIQQFDADDEILVLADLWSGSPFNQASRVAGENPDRKMAIITGLNLPMLIQAYTERLMDAGAGVEQVAANIIKESKDGIKALPEDLNPVEETAATEKVVNALQGAIPAGTVIGDGKLKINLARVDTRLLHGQVATAWTPASKADRIIVASDEVAQDDLRKQLIKQAAPGGVKANVVPISKLIEASKDPRFGNTHALILFQTPQDALRAVEGGVEINELNVGSMAHSTGKTMVNNVLSMDKEDVATFEKLRDLGVTFDVRKVPNDSKKNLFELIQKANIK, from the coding sequence ATGGGTATCGGTATTATTATTGCCAGCCATGGTAAATTTGCTGAAGGTATTCATCAATCTGGTTCTATGATTTTTGGTGAACAAGAGAAAGTTCAAGTTGTTACTTTCATGCCAAACGAAGGACCAGATGATTTGTATGGACACTTCAACAATGCTATCCAACAATTTGATGCTGATGATGAAATCCTTGTGCTAGCTGACCTTTGGAGTGGTTCTCCATTTAACCAAGCTAGTCGTGTGGCAGGTGAAAATCCTGACCGCAAAATGGCGATCATCACTGGTCTCAACTTGCCTATGCTTATTCAAGCTTACACTGAACGTCTTATGGATGCTGGTGCAGGTGTTGAACAAGTTGCTGCAAACATCATTAAGGAATCTAAGGACGGTATCAAAGCCCTTCCTGAAGACCTTAACCCAGTTGAAGAAACTGCTGCAACTGAAAAAGTTGTTAACGCACTTCAAGGAGCTATTCCTGCTGGAACTGTCATCGGAGATGGTAAATTAAAGATCAATCTTGCTCGTGTTGACACTCGTCTTTTACACGGTCAAGTTGCAACAGCATGGACTCCAGCTTCTAAGGCTGACCGTATCATTGTTGCTTCTGATGAGGTTGCTCAAGATGACCTTCGCAAACAATTGATCAAACAGGCTGCACCTGGTGGTGTCAAAGCTAACGTTGTTCCAATTAGCAAATTGATTGAAGCTTCTAAAGATCCTCGTTTTGGTAACACACACGCACTTATTCTTTTCCAAACCCCTCAAGATGCCCTTCGAGCGGTTGAAGGTGGTGTTGAAATCAACGAATTGAACGTTGGTTCAATGGCTCACTCAACTGGTAAAACAATGGTTAACAACGTTTTATCAATGGACAAAGAAGACGTTGCTACTTTTGAAAAATTACGCGACCTAGGTGTTACATTCGACGTCCGTAAAGTTCCTAACGATTCTAAGAAAAACTTATTTGAGCTTATCCAAAAAGCTAACATTAAATAA